One window from the genome of Rhodopirellula halodulae encodes:
- a CDS encoding LamG-like jellyroll fold domain-containing protein, translated as MDNQLRKWIYQTIDQTIEQGDFDALQDRLETDEEARAEYLKAVNLSESLHEIASTPEPVGTTVTPAASFMRWPGIFAARSLMIAASTLILVSGIAYWIGHQQSNLTPIVADSTASGSEDESLIAGHATLRRAFDVRWGQGHQRAKVGDVLGHGPLRLESGLAEIDFFCGATLIVEGPAELDIESDWSVRVDQGRLRATVPPAARGFRIKTADSEVIDLGTEFTMDVSEEQARVEVVDGEIMLRGGDHDGLHLLTGERRTLMGAPSSESIEGLATSSDLLKRDEAATFERFRSWRETNQAKQNDERLIAHYSLSTHLNGRTLSDATSNPSQDGLLLGPAQVVEGRFGEHSQGVNFDRPGARIRTRIDGQFEAFTFACWVKIDDLQQRYNALFMGDGYENGEPHWQIRDDGRLMFSVMVDDSREIEFYNKRDQRVVKDAGLHRVYMTEPFWDISKSGQWFHLVSVYDPSAKQVRQYINGQLVSEVEIEQELLVKDLRIGPAEIGNWGQPFRETPWFAVRNLDGTLDELSIYNAALTGNEIETLYESGKPVGY; from the coding sequence ATGGATAATCAACTTCGAAAGTGGATTTATCAGACCATCGACCAAACGATTGAGCAGGGTGACTTCGACGCTTTGCAGGATCGGCTGGAAACCGACGAAGAAGCTCGCGCGGAATACCTGAAGGCGGTCAACCTTTCGGAATCGTTGCATGAAATCGCGTCAACGCCGGAACCGGTTGGGACCACCGTCACCCCTGCTGCTTCGTTCATGCGATGGCCAGGAATTTTCGCGGCGAGATCGCTGATGATCGCTGCGAGCACGCTGATCTTGGTGAGCGGAATCGCTTATTGGATCGGGCACCAACAATCCAATCTGACACCCATCGTTGCCGACTCGACAGCTTCCGGATCAGAAGATGAATCGTTGATCGCGGGACATGCAACACTTCGTCGTGCGTTTGATGTGCGTTGGGGTCAGGGCCACCAACGTGCCAAAGTGGGTGACGTCCTCGGTCACGGCCCGCTTCGCTTGGAGAGTGGACTCGCGGAAATTGATTTTTTCTGCGGTGCGACGCTGATCGTGGAGGGTCCCGCAGAACTTGACATCGAATCCGACTGGTCGGTGCGAGTTGATCAAGGGCGTCTGCGTGCCACCGTGCCGCCAGCCGCGCGCGGTTTTCGCATCAAGACGGCTGACTCCGAAGTCATTGATCTTGGAACCGAGTTCACCATGGATGTTTCGGAGGAACAAGCTCGGGTGGAGGTGGTCGACGGCGAAATCATGTTGCGAGGCGGCGACCACGACGGGCTGCATCTGCTGACCGGTGAACGTCGGACGTTGATGGGCGCCCCTTCGTCAGAATCCATCGAAGGTCTGGCCACCAGTTCGGACTTGCTGAAGCGAGATGAAGCGGCCACTTTCGAACGTTTCCGATCTTGGCGAGAAACCAATCAAGCCAAGCAGAACGACGAACGTTTGATAGCCCACTATTCACTTTCGACGCATTTGAACGGCCGCACTCTCAGTGACGCCACGTCCAATCCGTCGCAGGATGGCTTGCTGCTGGGGCCAGCTCAAGTTGTGGAAGGTCGCTTTGGCGAGCATTCGCAAGGAGTCAATTTTGATCGGCCCGGTGCTCGCATTCGCACTCGAATCGACGGTCAGTTCGAAGCCTTCACCTTCGCGTGCTGGGTGAAGATCGATGATCTGCAACAGCGTTACAACGCATTGTTCATGGGCGACGGTTATGAGAATGGCGAACCGCACTGGCAAATTCGCGATGACGGTCGACTGATGTTCTCCGTCATGGTGGATGATTCCCGCGAGATCGAGTTCTACAACAAACGAGACCAACGGGTCGTCAAAGACGCAGGCTTGCATCGCGTCTACATGACGGAGCCTTTTTGGGACATCTCAAAGAGCGGGCAGTGGTTCCACCTCGTCTCAGTCTACGATCCGTCCGCGAAACAAGTCCGACAATACATCAACGGCCAACTGGTCAGTGAAGTTGAGATCGAACAAGAACTGCTGGTCAAGGACCTTCGGATTGGTCCCGCTGAAATCGGAAATTGGGGGCAACCGTTTCGTGAGACACCGTGGTTCGCCGTTCGAAACCTGGACGGGACCCTTGATGAGTTGTCGATTTACAACGCGGCGTTGACTGGAAACGAAATCGAAACGCTTTACGAATCCGGGAAACCCGTCGGTTACTGA
- a CDS encoding sulfatase, whose product MLRSLLLICFAVIPACNSFAAERPNILFIAVDDLRPELGCYGSPIAKTPHLDSLASDGLLFNRAYCQQAICRPSRASLMTGARPDSTGLYHNYVSLRELQPNILTLPEHFIANGYDAAYCGKIFHQGDTDEGRSWNRNPPKSVPGVQRPRGPYALPENNKMKANNMKIMLAKYGEAARRGLAAGPAYEKADVPDTAYVDGYNTRLAIETLKEMTQEESKPFFLAMGYKLPHLNWCAPSKYWDMYQAEEIPMASETDAPENGATMGLHASFELRTRAGIPKTGPISPELARTLKHAYLASVSYVDAQIGLLVSALEEAGIRDNTVIVVWGDHGWHLGDMGVWGKATNYEIATRVPLMIWAPKMKARGVTTDALVELVDIYPTLCELADLPIPEHAEGKSFVPLMIDPNQSWKEAAFSQYPNPALREWAANPLSRGMRETWFGPLIQEVESRIIQQQGDRWDRELFEEHLMGYTMRTDRYRLVVWIDHRKPNAEPIDIELFDHEVDPSETVNIAADRPELVAKLLKQWRAGWEAVQ is encoded by the coding sequence ATGCTTCGATCACTCCTCCTAATCTGCTTTGCAGTGATTCCCGCCTGCAATTCTTTTGCGGCGGAACGCCCCAACATTCTCTTCATCGCGGTCGACGATCTGCGTCCGGAATTGGGGTGTTATGGATCCCCAATCGCCAAGACACCTCACTTGGACTCCTTGGCATCGGATGGGTTGCTTTTCAATCGTGCCTATTGCCAACAAGCGATTTGTCGGCCCTCGCGAGCGAGTTTGATGACCGGGGCTCGCCCGGACAGCACCGGGCTGTATCACAACTACGTTTCGCTTCGCGAGTTGCAGCCAAACATCCTCACGCTGCCTGAACACTTCATCGCCAACGGGTACGACGCGGCATACTGCGGAAAAATCTTTCACCAAGGCGACACGGATGAAGGAAGATCATGGAACCGCAATCCACCGAAATCGGTGCCGGGTGTGCAGCGTCCTCGCGGCCCGTATGCGTTGCCCGAGAACAACAAAATGAAAGCGAACAACATGAAAATCATGTTGGCCAAATATGGGGAAGCAGCACGCCGCGGCCTTGCCGCTGGTCCCGCTTATGAGAAGGCCGACGTGCCCGACACCGCTTACGTGGACGGATACAACACTCGGCTTGCGATCGAAACACTGAAGGAAATGACGCAAGAAGAGTCCAAGCCATTCTTCCTCGCCATGGGTTACAAGCTGCCTCACCTGAACTGGTGTGCCCCGAGCAAGTATTGGGACATGTACCAAGCCGAGGAAATACCGATGGCGTCTGAAACGGACGCTCCCGAAAATGGTGCCACGATGGGGCTGCATGCATCCTTCGAACTGCGAACTCGAGCGGGCATTCCCAAGACGGGTCCGATTTCACCCGAGTTGGCTCGCACATTGAAACATGCTTACTTGGCTTCGGTCAGTTACGTCGACGCACAAATCGGCTTGCTGGTTTCCGCCCTGGAGGAAGCCGGTATTCGGGACAACACGGTCATCGTGGTTTGGGGCGATCACGGGTGGCACCTCGGCGACATGGGCGTCTGGGGCAAAGCGACCAACTATGAAATCGCGACTCGCGTGCCACTGATGATCTGGGCTCCCAAGATGAAAGCTCGCGGTGTCACCACCGATGCTTTGGTCGAGTTAGTTGACATCTACCCAACACTTTGCGAACTGGCTGACTTGCCGATTCCCGAACACGCCGAAGGCAAGAGCTTTGTCCCCTTGATGATTGACCCAAATCAAAGCTGGAAAGAAGCAGCCTTCAGCCAATATCCCAACCCGGCACTTCGAGAATGGGCGGCCAATCCGCTGTCTCGTGGAATGCGAGAAACCTGGTTCGGACCGTTGATCCAGGAAGTCGAAAGTCGCATCATCCAGCAGCAGGGTGACCGCTGGGACCGCGAACTGTTTGAAGAACACCTGATGGGTTACACGATGCGAACCGACCGGTATCGCTTGGTAGTCTGGATTGATCACCGGAAGCCCAATGCAGAACCCATTGATATCGAATTGTTCGATCATGAAGTGGATCCCAGCGAGACCGTCAACATCGCTGCGGATCGTCCTGAACTCGTTGCCAAACTCCTGAAGCAATGGCGTGCCGGATGGGAGGCAGTTCAATGA
- the rpoC gene encoding DNA-directed RNA polymerase subunit beta', giving the protein MSIGETSNYDRINDYASVRISLARPQDIKSWSFGEVKKPETINYRTYRPEKDGLFCERIFGPEKDWECACGKYRGMKYKGMICDRCGVKVTHSRVRRKRMGHIELAAPVVHIWFFKAMPSRLGNLLAMKTSSLEKVIYFQDYVVTDPKETDLEMLQLLTEEEYRAARQQYGNGSFQADMGAEAVRDLLNKLDLVTLSEQLRVDLAETGSKQKKKDLINRLKIVESIRDSDNRPEWMVLDVIPVIPPDLRPLVLLDSGNFATSDLNDLYRRIINRNNRLRKLVDLNAPEVIIRNEKRMLQQSVDALFDNNRCKRPVLGSSNRPLKSLTDMIKGKQGRFRENLLGKRVDYSARSVIVVGPRLKLHQCGLPKKIALELYQPFIIRRLKELGHADTIKSAKKMLERKDEEVWDILEQVITNHPVLLNRAPTLHRMGIQAFEPTLVEGNAIHLHPLVCKGFNADFDGDQMAVHLPLSIEAQVEAHTLMLSTNNVFAPSNGKPIMSPSQDIVMGCYFMTVEMPDQKGEGMTFSSYEEVDYALAQGIVGLHTRIKLRLPKFQRLKTDDDSGEYGAVIDTTPGRVRFNEMLPVGMDFYNRAMRSGDLAKSISDCYQRLGRKATIHLLDDMMQAGFRESTRSGLSFATDDLVTPDTKQQFIKEAEKEVMKHKKAYDRGLMTGKERYNQVLDAWTHAREAITADMMSAMENDVREGGWYINPVFLMSHSGARGGIEQIRQLAGMRGLMAKPTGEIIETPIKANFREGLSVLEYFSSTHGARKGLADTALKTADSGYLTRKLADVAQNVVVTMHDCGTTQGITKGVVYRGEKVEVSLAESINGRVSLKSIVNPVTDEVIVEANQMITPEIARKIEAMGLEKIQVRTPMACDAPLGVCRCCYGMDMATGSMVEEGMAVGIIAAQSIGEPGTQLTMRTFHIGGSVSKQVEESDIKTGRPGEVRLTRMKAVTNAEGRDIVLTRNGQIMLVDERGREIESFDIPTGAMLMVKEGDKVEAGQVLCEWNPYSIPILSEVTGKIRFEDVVEGETMRLDREASGNTRMTIIDHKGDLHPQLVIEDESGRPLHAQYLPERATITVKEGEDVIPGKVLAEMPRETGGVSDITGGLPRVTEIFEARKPKDPAVIAEVDGEVEILSERKRGKRTIIVRSESGIEREHLVPHGKHFLVHTGDIVKAGQALVDGALVPHDILRVTGEEAVQQYLLHEIQQVYRSQRVEINDKHGEIIIARMLRKVKIENAGDTNLLPGSVMDRFHFRKANQDLQKCIKIANPGDTDYTEGTIVPKEAFEQTNAEVEAMGGTPAKGKRCKSATASTQLLGITKAAVQSNSFISAASFQETTKVLTEAALAGKVDKLVGLKENVILGHLIPAGTGFRIFQESEVNYRREALEELSQAPVSALEESFPLLGGDGEPAPSASSSNEGE; this is encoded by the coding sequence ATGTCCATTGGCGAAACCAGCAACTACGATCGCATCAACGACTACGCCTCCGTCCGCATCTCGTTGGCGCGTCCGCAAGACATCAAGAGTTGGTCCTTCGGTGAGGTCAAGAAACCCGAAACGATCAACTACCGAACCTACCGTCCCGAAAAAGACGGTCTGTTCTGCGAACGCATCTTTGGACCTGAAAAGGACTGGGAATGCGCCTGCGGTAAATACCGTGGGATGAAGTACAAGGGCATGATCTGCGATCGTTGCGGTGTGAAAGTCACTCACAGCCGCGTTCGTCGCAAACGCATGGGCCACATCGAACTGGCCGCTCCAGTCGTGCACATTTGGTTCTTCAAAGCCATGCCATCGCGATTGGGCAACCTGCTCGCGATGAAAACCAGCTCGCTGGAAAAGGTCATCTACTTCCAGGATTACGTGGTCACGGATCCCAAGGAAACCGACCTGGAAATGCTGCAACTTCTCACCGAAGAGGAGTACCGCGCGGCTCGTCAACAATACGGCAACGGCAGCTTCCAAGCCGACATGGGTGCGGAAGCCGTTCGCGATTTGCTGAACAAGTTGGACTTGGTCACGCTTTCCGAGCAACTTCGCGTTGACTTGGCGGAAACCGGCAGCAAGCAAAAGAAAAAGGACCTGATCAACCGACTCAAGATCGTTGAGTCGATTCGCGACAGCGACAACCGTCCCGAGTGGATGGTGTTGGACGTGATCCCCGTCATTCCTCCGGACTTGCGTCCTTTGGTGCTGTTGGACAGCGGCAACTTCGCAACCTCGGACTTGAACGACCTGTATCGCCGGATCATCAACCGCAACAATCGCTTGCGTAAGTTGGTCGACTTGAACGCCCCCGAGGTCATCATTCGCAACGAAAAGCGAATGCTGCAACAGTCGGTCGATGCGTTGTTCGACAACAACCGTTGCAAGCGTCCCGTGCTCGGATCGTCGAACCGTCCGCTGAAGTCCTTGACCGACATGATCAAGGGAAAACAGGGTCGTTTCCGCGAAAACTTGCTCGGAAAACGAGTCGACTATTCCGCACGTTCAGTGATCGTGGTCGGCCCTCGCCTGAAACTGCATCAATGCGGCTTGCCAAAGAAGATCGCGTTGGAACTGTACCAACCGTTCATCATTCGTCGCCTGAAAGAACTCGGCCACGCGGACACCATCAAATCCGCGAAGAAGATGCTCGAGCGAAAAGACGAAGAGGTTTGGGATATCCTCGAGCAAGTCATCACCAACCACCCGGTGTTGCTCAACCGTGCTCCAACGCTTCACCGCATGGGGATCCAAGCGTTCGAACCCACCTTGGTCGAAGGCAACGCGATCCACCTGCACCCGTTGGTCTGCAAAGGTTTCAATGCTGACTTCGACGGTGACCAGATGGCCGTCCACTTGCCGCTTTCGATCGAAGCTCAGGTGGAAGCCCACACGTTGATGTTGAGCACGAACAACGTGTTTGCACCTTCGAACGGAAAGCCCATCATGAGTCCTTCGCAGGACATCGTCATGGGTTGCTACTTCATGACCGTTGAAATGCCCGATCAAAAGGGCGAGGGCATGACGTTCAGCTCGTACGAAGAAGTTGACTACGCGTTGGCTCAAGGCATCGTGGGTCTGCATACCCGCATCAAACTTCGTTTGCCCAAGTTCCAACGTCTCAAAACAGACGACGACAGCGGCGAATACGGTGCCGTCATCGACACCACTCCGGGTCGCGTTCGCTTCAACGAAATGCTGCCGGTCGGGATGGACTTCTACAACCGTGCCATGCGTAGCGGTGACTTGGCGAAATCGATCAGCGACTGCTATCAGCGTCTCGGTCGAAAAGCCACGATTCACTTGCTCGACGACATGATGCAAGCCGGCTTCCGCGAATCGACCCGCAGCGGTCTGTCATTCGCAACCGATGACTTGGTGACTCCGGACACTAAGCAACAGTTCATCAAAGAAGCTGAAAAAGAGGTCATGAAGCACAAAAAGGCTTATGACCGCGGTCTGATGACGGGCAAGGAACGATACAACCAGGTTCTCGATGCTTGGACCCACGCTCGTGAGGCCATCACGGCGGACATGATGTCGGCAATGGAAAACGACGTTCGCGAAGGCGGTTGGTACATCAACCCCGTGTTCTTGATGTCGCACTCTGGTGCACGGGGCGGTATCGAGCAGATCCGCCAGCTCGCCGGGATGCGTGGTTTGATGGCGAAGCCAACCGGCGAAATCATCGAAACTCCGATTAAGGCAAACTTCCGCGAAGGCCTGTCGGTGCTCGAGTACTTCTCGTCCACGCACGGTGCTCGCAAAGGTTTGGCCGACACGGCGTTGAAGACGGCTGACTCCGGTTACCTGACTCGTAAACTGGCCGACGTTGCTCAAAACGTTGTGGTCACCATGCACGATTGCGGCACCACCCAAGGTATCACCAAGGGTGTCGTCTATCGTGGCGAGAAGGTCGAAGTCTCGCTGGCGGAATCGATCAATGGTCGTGTCAGCTTGAAGTCGATTGTGAACCCGGTCACCGACGAAGTGATCGTGGAAGCCAACCAGATGATCACGCCGGAAATCGCTCGTAAGATTGAAGCGATGGGTCTGGAGAAGATCCAAGTCCGCACACCGATGGCCTGCGACGCACCGTTGGGTGTTTGCCGTTGCTGCTACGGCATGGATATGGCGACCGGATCGATGGTCGAAGAAGGCATGGCCGTCGGTATCATCGCCGCTCAATCGATCGGTGAACCTGGTACGCAGTTGACGATGCGTACGTTCCACATCGGTGGTTCGGTGAGCAAGCAAGTCGAAGAGTCGGACATCAAGACCGGTCGTCCGGGTGAAGTTCGCTTGACTCGCATGAAGGCTGTGACCAACGCCGAAGGTCGCGACATCGTGCTGACGCGAAACGGCCAAATCATGTTGGTCGACGAACGTGGTCGCGAAATCGAGTCGTTCGACATTCCGACCGGTGCCATGTTGATGGTGAAAGAAGGCGACAAGGTCGAAGCCGGCCAAGTTCTCTGCGAATGGAACCCATACTCGATTCCGATTTTGTCGGAAGTCACCGGTAAGATTCGCTTCGAAGACGTGGTCGAAGGCGAAACGATGCGACTGGATCGCGAAGCCAGCGGCAACACTCGGATGACGATCATCGACCACAAGGGTGACTTGCACCCACAGTTGGTCATCGAAGATGAATCCGGCCGACCTTTGCACGCTCAGTACTTGCCCGAACGTGCAACGATCACGGTCAAGGAAGGCGAAGACGTCATCCCCGGTAAAGTGCTGGCTGAAATGCCGCGTGAAACGGGCGGTGTTTCGGACATCACCGGTGGTCTGCCTCGTGTGACCGAGATTTTCGAAGCTCGGAAGCCGAAGGATCCTGCTGTGATCGCGGAAGTGGACGGTGAGGTGGAAATCCTCAGCGAACGCAAACGCGGAAAACGAACGATCATCGTTCGCAGCGAATCAGGCATCGAACGCGAACACTTGGTCCCACACGGAAAGCACTTCTTGGTGCACACCGGCGACATCGTGAAAGCTGGCCAAGCATTGGTCGACGGTGCTTTGGTCCCTCACGACATCCTACGTGTCACCGGGGAAGAAGCCGTTCAGCAATACTTGTTGCACGAAATCCAACAGGTCTATCGCAGCCAGCGTGTGGAAATCAACGACAAGCACGGCGAAATCATCATCGCTCGCATGCTTCGTAAAGTGAAAATCGAAAACGCCGGTGACACCAACTTGTTGCCTGGTAGTGTCATGGACCGCTTCCACTTCCGCAAAGCTAACCAAGACTTGCAGAAGTGCATCAAGATCGCGAATCCTGGTGACACCGATTACACCGAAGGCACCATTGTGCCAAAGGAAGCGTTCGAGCAAACCAACGCCGAAGTCGAAGCGATGGGCGGAACACCAGCCAAGGGCAAACGTTGCAAGAGTGCGACGGCCAGCACGCAGTTGCTGGGGATTACCAAGGCTGCTGTCCAGTCGAACTCGTTTATCTCGGCCGCTTCGTTCCAGGAAACCACCAAGGTGCTCACCGAAGCCGCTTTGGCGGGCAAGGTCGACAAGCTGGTTGGTCTGAAAGAGAACGTGATCCTGGGTCACTTGATCCCAGCCGGTACCGGTTTCCGCATCTTCCAAGAATCGGAAGTCAACTACCGCCGCGAAGCTCTGGAGGAACTGTCGCAAGCTCCTGTTTCTGCATTGGAAGAGTCGTTCCCACTGCTGGGTGGCGATGGCGAGCCAGCCCCTTCCGCCAGCAGCAGCAACGAAGGCGAGTGA
- a CDS encoding sulfatase-like hydrolase/transferase, which translates to MLLHQLLARPNIRQPAITAFALLAFCCSQPSSSASESLPNLLVIVADDLGYGETGMMGNEEIPTPAIDALAKSGVRCTSGYVTSSFCSPSRAGFLSGRYQSRFGYDLNPTGPRNNHPNAGLPKSQPTFIQHLKTLQYQTSLVGKWHLGTRPEQRPTAKGFDRFFGFLHEGHYYVPGPPYHNVWTMLRDKQLNPGELVKSGMTILGNYARISEPEYDRDNPVLERDQPLQKWEYLTDEITQRAVDDIQAMADAPFALVVSFNAVHSPMQSRVEDHDAMAHISDPQRRIFAGMLIALDRGIGRLMKTLDQHELRRETLVVFFSDNGGPTEELTSSNAPLRGGKGSLFEGGIRVPMVWSMPGSIPENAVEDRPVSSLDIAATFLRLAASATQESFVSTPDQLDGVDVMPWLGRAVAAPERGLWWRMPRGARAFRSGDWKLVQPRGNQAAQLYHLGNDLSESTDLATSHPEKLAAILQQWQDVQDQMPPAKSFAP; encoded by the coding sequence ATGCTTCTTCACCAACTGTTGGCTCGGCCAAATATCCGCCAGCCTGCGATCACCGCCTTCGCGTTGCTCGCGTTTTGCTGCAGCCAACCTTCGTCCTCCGCTTCCGAATCCCTCCCCAACCTTCTGGTCATCGTCGCCGACGATCTTGGCTACGGCGAAACCGGCATGATGGGCAACGAGGAAATTCCAACCCCCGCAATCGATGCGTTGGCGAAGTCGGGAGTGCGTTGCACCAGTGGTTACGTGACCTCTTCCTTTTGCAGCCCATCAAGAGCGGGATTTCTGTCGGGCAGGTACCAATCAAGATTTGGTTACGACCTCAATCCCACCGGCCCGCGCAACAATCATCCCAACGCTGGACTGCCGAAGTCTCAACCAACATTCATCCAGCACCTAAAGACACTCCAATACCAAACATCGTTGGTGGGCAAATGGCATTTGGGAACTCGCCCCGAACAACGTCCCACCGCAAAAGGATTTGATCGCTTCTTTGGTTTTCTGCACGAAGGCCATTACTACGTCCCCGGGCCACCCTACCACAACGTTTGGACCATGTTGCGTGACAAGCAGTTGAATCCTGGCGAGCTGGTCAAATCCGGAATGACGATTCTTGGCAACTACGCAAGGATCAGCGAACCGGAATACGATCGGGACAATCCAGTCCTCGAACGTGACCAACCGCTACAGAAGTGGGAGTACCTAACAGACGAAATCACTCAGCGTGCAGTCGATGACATTCAAGCAATGGCGGATGCCCCATTCGCTTTGGTCGTTTCTTTCAACGCTGTGCATTCGCCCATGCAAAGTCGCGTCGAGGATCACGATGCCATGGCCCATATCAGTGACCCGCAACGAAGAATTTTCGCGGGAATGTTGATTGCTTTGGATCGAGGGATCGGCAGACTGATGAAAACACTCGACCAGCACGAACTGCGCCGGGAAACACTGGTCGTGTTCTTCAGCGACAACGGTGGACCGACGGAAGAATTGACCAGCAGCAACGCACCGCTGCGCGGCGGCAAAGGCAGCTTATTCGAAGGTGGTATTCGCGTCCCGATGGTCTGGAGCATGCCCGGATCAATCCCCGAAAACGCGGTGGAAGATCGACCAGTTTCGTCCCTGGACATCGCTGCAACTTTTTTGCGTCTTGCCGCGTCGGCTACGCAAGAGTCATTCGTGAGCACTCCTGACCAACTCGACGGTGTGGACGTCATGCCTTGGCTGGGGCGTGCCGTCGCGGCACCCGAACGCGGTCTGTGGTGGCGAATGCCGCGAGGTGCCAGAGCTTTTCGAAGCGGCGATTGGAAGTTGGTTCAACCGCGCGGCAACCAAGCAGCCCAGCTTTATCACCTGGGCAATGACCTGAGCGAATCCACGGATTTGGCGACCTCCCACCCCGAGAAGCTGGCCGCAATCCTGCAGCAGTGGCAGGACGTTCAGGATCAGATGCCCCCTGCGAAATCGTTCGCCCCATAG
- a CDS encoding sigma-70 family RNA polymerase sigma factor, with translation MKANDGSDREQHYNDFVALLSRHDQAIRRFVRSLLPNRDAADDVVQETALECWRKFDSFTGTQTEDENEFVRWACVIARYKALSWLRDQGRDKLVFRESVIEALATSALSQLDQREAERRAVDGCLAKLSDAQRKLVLSVHSPGQSVASIAKETGQQARRLYYQLDTLRTSLQRCIEKQLQKELRHG, from the coding sequence ATGAAAGCGAACGACGGTAGCGACCGAGAGCAACACTACAACGATTTTGTAGCTTTGCTTTCGCGTCACGACCAAGCGATCCGTCGCTTCGTTCGATCACTGCTTCCCAACCGCGACGCGGCTGACGACGTGGTTCAAGAAACGGCGTTGGAGTGTTGGAGAAAGTTCGACTCGTTCACCGGCACGCAGACGGAAGACGAGAACGAATTCGTGCGTTGGGCTTGCGTGATCGCTCGCTACAAAGCACTCAGTTGGCTTCGCGACCAAGGCCGCGACAAGTTGGTGTTCCGCGAATCAGTGATCGAAGCTTTGGCAACATCTGCATTGTCCCAATTGGATCAACGGGAAGCTGAACGCCGGGCGGTCGACGGTTGCCTCGCGAAGTTGAGCGACGCACAACGCAAATTGGTTCTCAGTGTGCATTCACCCGGACAATCCGTCGCTTCCATTGCAAAAGAAACCGGGCAGCAAGCCAGACGACTTTATTATCAACTGGATACACTCCGCACAAGTTTGCAACGCTGCATCGAGAAGCAACTTCAAAAGGAGCTTCGCCATGGATAA